The Populus nigra chromosome 4, ddPopNigr1.1, whole genome shotgun sequence genome contains the following window.
AGAAAACGAGAGATTGTGAgaatgaagagaagaaaataattcgAGCAGTGTAAAAGGGAGATTGGCgagatattaaataataaaaataaatatttacccTCGTATCTCACGAACACGTTATTCTCAGCAACAATTCGGCCGAAAaacagtaaatatttttatttttgtatataatttgaaaatatcatgAAATTATGGGATGTTCTTAAGATTTCGTTTGTTGACGAGGTCATTATATTAGAAGCATATATTTCAtgctttatatattttataatcctAACGAAAGCAGTAATAACTACCAtcataaaagataaatagacacggaaataaaagaaatataagagagaaaattttaaaaaattatcatttttttatcattttttttacatgctGTGAGTATCATAAAATCTTCCCATCTATAGTAAACATCTCTAGAATCTATTAAAATTCATGCATTTGAATAAGTTTTAggtatttatctcttttttctatgatttttaaagatttttcttgatccattctttttatttttttttattatagtgttgttttgtaatttgtaatttatCTTGATTACGATGCTTCttgtaatattataaattttggtattttgatAGTTTCTGCTTTATGTCTAACCaccaagaaaaaatcatttagttaatcaaataatttttattttttacactaacCTTACTTATAATTACGTTTTAAATCTTGAAGATAAATCAatggtgaaatatttttttgacccCACTAAAAAGTCATATCGAGCTTATCCTTAACTACCTCGAGAAATGTTTTAGATCAAACAAAAAGgagaccaaataaaaaattcaacatgaggATATTTCCAAATATAATGGGCGATCGCTTGAGAACCTATCTGTTTGTGGATCATATTTTTCCAGGGTTTCAATCCCCCCCCTTGATTGATGGGAACAAACCATGAAGATAAatcttgaataaaattaatatgaaatgattaaattaaaagaaaataaagaaaaaaactatatggatgataaaacaaaaaaaattacactataTGAATCTACATGTATCTACGATGCCATTGAAGGAGGAGCCACGTcaactgaaaaaattaattgcCTAGCTTATCTATAGGCTATTTAGAACCTGTAATTctgtaattcttttaattgtattgatttgaattttgaataaaatttaaatcataaaaaatatatcaggaGGAATATCCTCTAATTTGCTGGTTAAttccaaatgaaaaataatttttttaaaatacctcCTTTCAAAAACTCTAGAAAATCAATTTCTATTTCACATCTCTTCCTCCACCTCTTTTAACCGGTGCTTTCTTCAACaaaagttttgatattttggcccTAGAAATTGCCCGATGTGGGAAAAAGTATTGGAAAGACTGTCAAAAGCTGCCAACGGCTTAGTAATTCCTTCTAGCTCTCTTTACTATTCAAGTAAATgacagaaaattttaaaatgcttatattttatgctattttaaataaacatggggtccttataacaaaaaaataataatatttatatgataaaaaataatttctaaaataatgacaaaattatcaagattgttaatttaatttttttccacatatattttaattagtataattgaattcaattgatctataatttagtattttttttcaaatataaaaattataataaattatcaattgaattcaaatttacttatgaattaattataattataatatttgtagTACTTATTTTAGAGATTATTTGATATTGCGAAAGTTTATGCTTTTTATCTAATCACAAAGAAAACATTATTTCGCCagtcaaataacttttttattttttttataatgaccCTAATTAACATATAAATGCGTTCAAACCTTAAtgttataaaagttaaaataacttgctttttatttatgaagaaCTACTTTTCAATTAGTTTGCATGCAACGAATTTAATCAAgcacatattttataaaataagctttTAAACCTACGCAGGAGGACTTGCTTGAAACTTTTTTCCCGACGCCATACAAGTCAGTTTGTCAAAAAGAGCCGTTAGCTTCCCGCCAAGGTGATAACATACATCAAAAGCAACCGACTTTTAACCCGTTTATACACTGTTTATAACAATTCAAGATTAAGAAGCAATGAATATGTGCTTGTCTTATGCACATGCATCAAAGCCACCTTgtcatttcttcttttgcttcGTTAAAATGCATCTCATGTTTCATCCTTGACTAACAAATCTatctcaatttatatatatatatatatatataagaaaattgtACCGAGCCATGGAGCTTGAACTGGGGCTCAAAATCATCCGCAGTAGAGATGATATCAGCTCCTTCACTGACCTTCGGATTGCTAAAGATCATGCCggtcctcttttcttttctagagAAACCGAGAACATGTTCACCCTTATTGGATATCTCAAAGGTAATAATTAATGCCCATACTTCAAGTTCCTGTTGTTCTTAATATTGTTGTTGTGATCATGCTGGATACTGTGAAAAAAGTGCAGGTTTTAGAAAGGAGAATACTGACATCAAGATTAATGAAGATGGTGATCGGATCTCAATTAGTGGGAAGAAGCCAGTTCAGGAGATGGTGTTGATAGGGTGGATTATGCACAAAAAAGAGGTTGAGTTACGGTCATTCCGGAAGGCCTTCCGAATTCCTGATGGGGTCGTTTTGGATAAAATCAAGGCAAGATTCAATGATGAAGAATCGACTTTGACGATTATTCTTCCGAAATTGGTGAAAGGAATTCTTGATGTTGAGCTAGAGGAAGTTAAGGGAGAGGAGGTTGATAAAGGGAGAGGTGAAGCTACACAAGCTGTAGCTGACAAGGCACCTGAAGGAGAGAGTAGGGAGCCAGAGTTGAAGAGGGTGGAACAAAGTGACCAAGCTTTGCAAAATAAAAGGGTTGTTGAGCAAAAGGCTGATGCAGCTGAAATAGTGCCTGAAAGAGTTGTAGATACAACGTTACAAAAGAAACTAGAGCCTAAGGATCAAAGCGAATTAGAAGAAGCCACTCCTGAAAAGGCAGAACCTCCTTCTACTACCACCGCCGCTACATATCAGGAAACAGTAATCAAGAAACCTAAGCTAGTTTTGCCTGAGAAAGAGATCGAACACCAAGAGTCAAAAAAGGCCGCTCCAGCTGAAGAAACTAGAAGCGAGGAGCTTCCCGGTTTGAAAGAGCAGGGGAAGAAACTGGAAACTCCAGAGGCCAAGAGCACTCGTGAAGAAACGTTGGAAGAACACCCTCATGGACCAGAGCGCAATCAATTGACAGAAGCTGTCATGGATCAAGAGACTAAACCACCAGAAGTGTCAAACCAACCATCAGCGCAAGCTGATCAAGGACATACAGAAGAAGCAAATCATGTAGTCAAGACTGAAATATCACACGAATCAGAAAAGCGGGAAACAGAAACAAATGTTCAAGAACCAACGATACCCGAACCTGATCAGGAAAAAAAGCTGGCTGAAACTCCACATCCTGCATACAAGTCAAGAAACAATGAGGCCCAAGGAAGCAAAGAAAGCCATGGAATAGGAAATGATATCAAAGAAGCAGCAACGAATAGAAAGAATCCTGTTTCAAGAAGAACCAAGCTATGTCCTCCTCTTGTTGTTGCAGGGTCGGCCATTCTCGTCTCTATCGTAGTGTTTGTCATTGGTTGGATTAGAGCTAAGAAAAGATGAATTATATGTAAGACACTGGCTTTACTTGCTTTGTTATTgctgaaaacaataaaatctagTGCATCAAGTAAGCTAATTGCTATAGAACGATCGACTTGATGTTCACAAGCGTAAACTGGATTCAAAGATATTGATACTGAAATAGAATGAAGGGGTGCTATTTTGTTAGGACTAGAATACCTAGGGTCCAACCGCTACGAAACATTCTTTGTTGCAAAGAACATAGGTTGTTGCTGTGATTGTGATTCATTCTTACAAGAGGTAAATTCCTTAACTTCGTGTCCAAGATATAGCAATCACGTCATGTTCCTGCAACAAATTTAGGGAAAAAAGATTTCTTGGAACATACAGCTAGCGGGCTGAATCTAACTTAACGATCAATTAAGCATGTATTCCTAATAAGATAGCTTCGAGACCCTTATTTTCAGCTGTCAACCAAGCATGAAATAAAAGTTCAGTTATATGAACTGGAAAAGTAAAGGACGTAATTTGCCACTAGATTGACAACCTTTTACACATTCACCAGTGTTTTTGTGGTTTCCAGTTTTTATTTCCCGAATTCCTGCTCTTCATCGCATCCTCTAGTGTTGGAGTCATTTTGGAGTGTATTGATACTGTATTCATCGCAGCTGATTAACAGAACTTCACTATCATTTGTCAATAGATGGTAATAAATGGCCAAATAATGAACAACCATGTTACATACAGATTTATCAGCTAaagaaatgagaataaaattcaactaaatcTCCCTGTTGATTAGGAGACACCCCCTTTTTCCAGTGAATGCTGAAAAAGCATACGACTCGACAGAAACAATCCACCAAGGTCCAAGTGCTAGAAATTTCTTGTGTGGTGTCTGTGTATTTGGTCCATGTAGAGCCCAGACACGTGCATCACAAGGTGCCATGTTCTAACCTGCATAAGAGTTAAAGAGGGGGAACTATTAGTTGAATGACTTGAAAAGATCGCCACCCTTTTGTGCTGTTAAAAGGGGCCCATCTTTCTTGAAGCCTTGCTGCTAGAGAGCTGTTGAAAAGCTGAGGAAGGTTGAACGAAAAAGCTCCGATAAGATAGCCCCATGGCGTGGTTTGCATTTACATACAGGGTGTTCGTTATCGCGGTTTTATCaaagatttaatttgaagaaataatactaaaaatattatttttataaatttctaaacaaaaaatatttaaaaaattaatctttatcacgctaaaaaacacataatctaGAAATTGTACCGAGAACTGTGATATGTCAATTCAGATTTTCATCGTCGAACTTCTTGTGTATTTTAAATGGTATTAAGGTTAAGAAGAGAGGAGATTTTCCTTTGGAAACTCGACAAATTTAGGTCACTATAGTAGTGAAGTAGACTGATAACTCAGAAACCAAAGTTTTTTACAACTACAAAATATGGATTTCAGCTCTACCAAGGAAGGACAAAAATAGCTTTTAGAAATTAAACCTCAAGAGTTATGACAGCCACCAACCTGTAAGGAGG
Protein-coding sequences here:
- the LOC133691820 gene encoding protein WEAK CHLOROPLAST MOVEMENT UNDER BLUE LIGHT 1-like, whose product is MELELGLKIIRSRDDISSFTDLRIAKDHAGPLFFSRETENMFTLIGYLKGFRKENTDIKINEDGDRISISGKKPVQEMVLIGWIMHKKEVELRSFRKAFRIPDGVVLDKIKARFNDEESTLTIILPKLVKGILDVELEEVKGEEVDKGRGEATQAVADKAPEGESREPELKRVEQSDQALQNKRVVEQKADAAEIVPERVVDTTLQKKLEPKDQSELEEATPEKAEPPSTTTAATYQETVIKKPKLVLPEKEIEHQESKKAAPAEETRSEELPGLKEQGKKLETPEAKSTREETLEEHPHGPERNQLTEAVMDQETKPPEVSNQPSAQADQGHTEEANHVVKTEISHESEKRETETNVQEPTIPEPDQEKKLAETPHPAYKSRNNEAQGSKESHGIGNDIKEAATNRKNPVSRRTKLCPPLVVAGSAILVSIVVFVIGWIRAKKR